From the genome of Alosa alosa isolate M-15738 ecotype Scorff River chromosome 20, AALO_Geno_1.1, whole genome shotgun sequence, one region includes:
- the tpd52 gene encoding LOW QUALITY PROTEIN: tumor protein D52 (The sequence of the model RefSeq protein was modified relative to this genomic sequence to represent the inferred CDS: inserted 2 bases in 1 codon): MQTISGPSVCVGVCVAGEGQGEPGRRGSMEVADEDYTSPFNFEQGVNTRYLYLYPHLSDTPPDSPAPSTRGAQRPDSIPEVGEDAVTTVGPPLPPPALTEEEREELRSELAKVEEEIQTLSQVLVSKERQVADLKRKLGVTPLNELRQNLTKGWQEVTTSNAYKKTTETLSQAGQKAVALIXSGSAISRKLEDVR; the protein is encoded by the exons ATGCAAACAATCAGCgggccgagtgtgtgtgtgggtgtgtgtgtggcgggggagGGGCAGGGTGAGCCTGGACGTCGGGGCAGCATGGAGGTGGCGGACGAGGACTACACGTCGCCCTTTAACTTTGAGCAGGGGGTCAACACTCGCTACCTCTACCTCTACCCTCACCTGAGCGACACGCCGCCAGACTCACCTGCTCCCTCCACCAGAG gtgcgCAGAGGCCAGACTCCATCCCTGAGGTTGGGGAGGACGCCGTGACGACAGTGggcccccccctgccccccccagcCCTGACAGAGGAAGAGCGAGAGGAACTTCGCTCAGAGCTtgcaaag gttgagGAGGAGATCCAGACCCTATCTCAGGTGCTGGTCTCTAAGGAGAGGCAGGTGGCTGACCTGAAGCGCAAGCTGGGAGTCACCCCTCTAAACGAACTCCGACAGAACCTAACCAAGGGATGGCAGGAGGTCACCACGTCCAATGC GTATAAGAAGACTACAGAGACTCTGTCTCAGGCCGGTCAGAAAGCTGTAGCTCTTAT ATCAGGCTCCGCTATCAGCAGGAAACTAGAGGATGTCAGGTGa